Proteins encoded in a region of the Pieris brassicae chromosome 3, ilPieBrab1.1, whole genome shotgun sequence genome:
- the LOC123706967 gene encoding parafibromin, with product MADPLSLLRQFNVNKKEIIERDNQIIFGEFSWPKNVKTNYFMWGSGKEGGEKEYYTLECLLFILKNITLTHPIYIKKAAAANIPPVCRPDRKELLAYLKGETATCSSIDKSAPLEIPTQVKRTHEHGESAAKKPRIEEIHVQKVREQLAARLDAPKEASVTVDNIKSLSEAMSVEKIAAIKAKRLAKKRTTIKSNDYTDSLGVVGSDLRAILDYDVDLTKDIISRERQWRTRTTVLQSNGKIFLKSINALLGSIKAREEGRSGVPRPQPVVMPQPNTLPAQQTQYNRYDQERFIRQKEETEGFKIDTMGTYHGMTLKSVTEGPSVPVAARAPPTPNHPRQMPQNGPVTSTPGRKELLPVTAARAPIGGGKRPSRTPIIIIPAAATALISMFNVKDMLQDLKFVPVEQKKAEGASRENEVLLQRRKGPTGDNIPNNATTITVPYRVVDNPSRLSAAEWDRVVGVFVQGPAWQFKGWPWDGNPVQIFANICAFHLKYDEMKLDSNVARWAVTVLNLSRTKRHLDRAVLLGFWETLDKHMMKNKPHLRF from the exons ATGGCGGATCCACTAAGTTTACTTCgacaatttaatgtaaataaaaaggaaattatAGAAAGGGATAATCAGATAATATTTGGCGAGTTTTCCTGGCCAAAAAATGTAAAGACAAATTACTTCATGTGGgg atctggCAAAGAAGGCGGGGAAAAAGAATACTACACTCTAGAATGCTTGCTTTTCATCTTAAAGAATATTACATTAACCCAtcctatttatattaaaaaagcagCT GCTGCTAACATACCACCAGTATGTCGTCCTGATCGTAAAGAACTACTTGCTTACTTGAAAGGAGAGACTGCAACTTGTTCATCTATAGATAAGAGTGCACCATTAGAAATCCcaacacag GTAAAGAGAACGCATGAACATGGTGAATCAGCAGCAAAAAAGCCTCGTATTGAGGAAATTCATGTTCAAAAAGTGCGGGAACAGCTTGCAGCACGTCTTGATGCACCTAAAGAAGCTTCAGTCACAGTTGATAATATCAA atctCTATCAGAAGCTATGTCAGTTGAGAAGATTGCAGCAATCAAAGCTAAGAGATTGGCTAAAAAGAGAACAACAATTAAAAGTAACGACTATACTGATTCCCTTGGTGTTGTGGGTTCAGACCTAAGAGCCATATTGGATTATGATGTAGATCTAACTAAGGATATAATAAGTCGGGAAAGACAGTGGAGAACAAGGACAACAGTATTACAGAGTAACGGAAAA atatttttaaaaagcatCAATGCTCTTCTTGGAAGTATTAAGGCTCGGGAGGAGGGCAGATCAGGTGTTCCAAGACCTCAGCCTGTGGTAATGCCACAGCCTAATACCTTACCAGCTCAGCAAACCCAATATAACAGATATGATCAGGAAAGATTTATTAGACAGAAAGAAG AAACTGAGGGTTTCAAAATTGATACTATGGGAACATATCATGGTATGACATTGAAGTCAGTGACAGAAGGGCCTAGTGTACCTGTGGCAGCCCGCGCCCCTCCCACACCAAATCACCCGAGACAAATGCCAC AAAACGGCCCCGTAACAAGCACACCTGGTCGCAAAGAATTGCTTCCAGTAACGGCTGCGCGTGCGCCAATCGGCGGAGGCAAGAGACCTTCTCGGACACCCATCATCATCATACCAGCCGCTGCCACCGCTCTCATATCTATGTTTAATGTTAAGGATATGCTGCAAGATCTGAA atTCGTACCAGTGGAGCAAAAGAAAGCGGAAGGTGCTTCACGTGAAAATGAAGTACTTTTACAAAGACGGAAGGGTCCTACCGGAGATAATATTCCTAACAATGCGACTACAATTaca GTACCATATCGCGTAGTGGATAACCCAAGCAGATTATCAGCGGCCGAATGGGACCGTGTGGTTGGAGTATTCGTTCAAGGGCCCGCTTGGCAATTCAAGGGGTGGCCGTGGGACGGAAATCCTGTTCAAATTTTCGCTAata TATGCGCCTTTCACCTGAAGTATGATGAAATGAAATTGGACAGTAATGTTGCCCGGTGGGCCGTCACAGTGCTTAATCTCAGCCGCACCAAGAGGCATCTTGATCGAGCCGTACTACTCGGTTTCTGGGAAACACTTGACaa GCACATGATGAAGAATAAACCGCATCTTAGGTTCTAA